CATCCGCACTCGCTCCTCTCCTCGGAGCATGGCATCCAGAGCGAGTTCGCGGTTCGTACCTTTCAGGTGAGCGAGCGATCCCAGCAGGGCCGCAGCAGATTGAGAACCCGGCATATCCGCCAACCCGCTCACCGCTCCCATTTGCAACTCTTCATTGGTTCCGGCCGCGAGGTAATGGGCGAGTTGCTTCCCACGTTTGTCCCAAGGCTCGACGCCCAGCATCCTCAGCGCATCATAGCGTGTGCCCGTCGGAACCTTCGAATCCGCGGCCATGGCCGAAGCCAGTTCGAGGGCGCGAGTCCATCGAGCCTGTAAGGAAGTGTCGTCCGCTAGAATCGCTCGAATGCGTTCGGCTGGCCAGAGATCGAGCTGGCTGAGCCCGTTGATGATGCCGCCACCCAAAGCGACCGCTTGCCAATCGCGTAGTGCGGTTGTTTCCGAGGGCAGGGATAACTTGAGCAGTTCCAACAGTTGCGGGGCGTCGTTTCTGCGGGCCGTGAGGAGGGTCAGCCGCCAAATCCAGGGGATGCGACGATACTCCTCCGCCGTCTCGAGAGGCAGTTCTCGTGTCAGCTCCGCCAGAATCGCCGCCGCTAAATGGGGATGCGTCGTGGTGGCCCCCTCTTTCTCCGCTTCGCTGCTCTTCGGGTCCAAAATGACCCGAGCCAGCGACGCCGCATCCCGGGGCGGATTCCCCGGCGCAGCGACCGAGCTGGCTCGAGGCCACTGCGGACTTCCACCCGCGGGGACCAGAGCAATGGCGCGAAGATCCATGAGCGCCTGCTTCAGCGAGCCATCCGGGGAGATCGACAGCGAGTGACTCCCCTCCGTCAGGCTGAGGGAGCCCACACGCACCTGCACGTAGTCGCTCCAGTTGGGGCCGGTTGCTTCGACCCGACCGCGAATGATTTGATTTCCCAGATGCAACTGAAACGTATTGCCTGCCGAAGTGGCAGCGCAGGCATAGTCCAGGTAAACATCGTAGTTTCCTGCCCCGGTCGACTCGATTCTCCACGTTGCTTGGTCCGTGGTTCCATGCCACATGCCGATGTTCTCGAAGTCACGCTCAAAAGTAATCGTGCCTCCCCGCAGCTCGGCCGCCGACGCCGGCAAGAAGAGCGAACCGTCCTTGCGGCCCCGCAGGCTGCGCAGGGCTTGACCGGCGATCACTTTGGGTGGAGAGGATCGCCGCAAAAATCCCACGAGTGCGGCGAAATCCACGGGAGGAAGCACAGCCTCGAGTCCTTCCGGCATCAGGGACAGGCCGAGTCCTCGTATGCTTTGCAGCTCCGATCTCAGAAAGGTTTCCGTCACCCCGCCCGGTTGAACCAACAGCAGGCTGGTGCCGGTTTCAGATTGAACGATCCCGCTGGCGCTCCGGCCATCCCGGGTCTCCACCTCATAGGCTACGAATCGCGGCTCCACCACGGCGTTCGGATCCAGGATGTTCTTCACCCAGAAGTCGAGTTCCCGGCCGGCCAGCGGATCCAGATCGGGTCCCACCCGATGTCCCGAGCCTCCCGCTTGATGGCAGGTCGAGCAGTTCTTAATGAAAAGTTCGCGACCTCGATTCGCCGCGTCATTTCCCGGATCGGGTAGGCTCTGATAGCGGTGCAGCACCTCGTCTCTGGACGCTTGCGCTTTGAGCGGAAGCACCAGCTCGGCAAGCTTTTTGATTTCGTCGTTGGAGCTGGTGGAGAGGCGCTCACGGTCAACCGACGAAAGTTCGTTGGCTTGGATCGTGCCTTCGCGGGCCGCCTTTAGAACCGCGAGAGACCAGCTTTCGCGCCCAAGCATCCATCTCAAGAGGTCCTGTCGAATCGCCGGGGAGAGCCGAGCCCAATTCTGCAGTAGGAGCCCCGGGATTTCCGGTGAAGACATGCGGCTGAGGCGTTTCAGGGCCGCCTCGCGTAGCTGGGAACTATCGGCATCGGTGGCCAGGCGTGAAAGCTGCAGCAGGTCGTCGGCGAAGGTTTTTTGGTTGCGGCCGAGCAGTCTGACCGCGGCGACCTGATCGGCCACCTTAGCCCGGGAATCGTTGGCAACGGCCGAGATCTCCCCCAAAACTTCAATCAGGCGCTCCTTGAACGCCGCGTCGAGCGGGGATTCATTCAGTAGCGCGTTTACCGAGAAGAGTGGATCGTTGGGTGCGTCGAGGACGCGTGACAGCGCGTGAAGCCTCCAACCCTTTACCGAGCCAGTTTGGGGAAGTAGGGCTTTCAGCGTCGGCACGAGCTGTGCCTCATGGGGGCAGGAGGCCAAGAGTTTTTCCAGAAAGGGCTGGAACGAGACCGGGGGATCTTCCTGGGGCTGGACTCGGGCGAGCAGGGCTCGGAGAATGACGACTGCATGCGGTCCCGCAGACGTCAGGATAGCGGCTTGTTGCCAAAGCGACGGTTCAGAGCTGGTAGCGATCTGGGCGAGCAGTTCCCCCGCGCGCGGGGTTGTGGAACTGCCCAGCGAAAGCGCCAGCTGGTGGGTGACGCGGGGATCTGGGTGGGAACTCAATGAAGCCAGCGACGTCCAGAGCTGGTCCAGCGTTGGCGTTCCCGGGGAAAGAGCATCGTAATCCAGCCCGGGGCTGATCCACAGTTCGCTCTGAATGAGCGCCATGGCGATTACCGACGGTTCAGGATCTTTGAGCGCTTGGATCAACGCGTCGAGCGGAACCAAGGGTGTCGCGCTAGCCGCGAGCGCTTGAGCCCGCACTTCGGGTCGGCTGGCGTTGCGAGCCAGCAACTTCAGCGCGCGGACCGAGTCGGTTCCGTTTCGCTGCGCCAGTGCGAGCTGAACGCGATCTCGTTCGGTTCCGTTGGCGGAGTCGAGTGAGGCGACGAGGTTCTCCGTCGTCAGTGGGATGAGGTTCCTCACGGGACGGAGGGGTTGGCCGACCGGCCGGAGGCGGTACAGACGTCCCCGGTCCGCTCCCGCACGCATGTCCAGACTGGCCAGACGCTGCGGCGAGATCCAGCGGGGATGCTCCATCAAAAAACGATACATATCCACGATCCAGAGCGCTCCGTCAGGCCCGGTGCGAACTTGTACTGGGCGAAACCAGTTGTCCGAGGATGCGAGGAACTCGATGCCCGTTTCGTCCTCCGGCTTGCGAACCTTCACCATGGCTCCCTGAGGGACGACCTTGAGTCGATGGACGAGGTTGTGCACCGGCTCGCAGGTGAAGAGGTCACCCTTGAACTCGGCTCCCAAAAAGTCGTCACGGTAGATCCCAATGCCGCAGGCGCTGGTCACGCGGTTGAGATGGTCCAGGTCGTTGAAGCGCTCCAGAGCCCGACTGATCGGATGGAGCCGATTTGGATTGGGTTCGTCGAACGGGGAGAGGGAAGGGGGAGGTCCCGCAATACGGGGGTTGCGTCGAACATAGTGATCGTGAATCGGATAGTGGTGGACGAGCGTACTGTTGTCGCATCCGAACCAGCGGTCCCAGTCGTCGCGAACGCGACCCTGCTGGCTGAGGCCAGTCGCCGTTTCGAAACGGGCGCTCGAGAGATCAGCCGCGAGTCGAAAACGGAAATCTCGTCCGCGGATGTCCACCGTCCCGCCGGACAGGTGGTTGGTAATCAGGCCCCCCAGCAGCCCGTTGGCTCCGTAAATCCAACCATCCAACCCCAGGGCCAGTCCGTTCAGCCTGGCTTGATAATTTTCCGTCGAGAACCCCGAAAACAATTTCTGCACTCGGTCGGCCTTTCCATCCCCGTCGGTGTCTTCGGCGTAGAGCAGATCCGGAGCAGCGCACACCAGCACTCCGGAGCCCCAGGCAAACACCCCGGTTGGAAAGGGGATTCCCGGGAGAAACACCTGGCTTCGATCGTATCGCCCGTCGAGGTTGGTGTCTTGGAGGAAGGTGATACGCCCGCCGGGTTGAAATCGGTTGTCCAACCCTTGCGGATAATCGTACATCTCGCAGACCCAGAGCCGGCCGTCGGCCCCCCAATCGATCGCGACCGGTGAGGTCACCAGGGGTTCGCTGGCCACCAATTCGAGCTCCAATCCTGCCCGGACGCGAAAGCTCCTCAGGGCATCCGCGGCCCCCAGCGGCTTGGTGCCGTCGGTTCCTTGGGGGGCGAGGAAGTCGGCCGGAATCTGACCTCGGATGGCATCGATGATTTTCTGTTCCAGCCCCGGTGCAAAGCGCGTGGGCCGGTCGTAGTAGATCATGGCGTCACCGCCCTCGTAGCCGCCTTCCTTCAAGATCCGTTCGCTGGGGATGTAGCACGGCGCTTCGTTGGCGTAGCCGTTCACCCAAAGGCGGGTTCGATCGAATTCGCGTTTCAACCGGAGGGAGTAGTCCACGACGACTTCCCCCGGCAGATTGATCATGGCCAGGGAGTTTCCCAGGGTCCACGTCTGAATGGTATAGGGCAGTTCAGCGGGCAGGACTTCGCCGCGATCCAATTTTGCGAGGTTGAATCGGGCATGGTAGCCGACGGCATCGGTCCGCTTAGCTTTCTCCTCCAGTTCGCCGCGGGTGGGTAGCTTATCGAACGGCAGGATCACACGGCTCATCGCTGCCCGGAGCGGGCCCGCCAAGGGTTTTAGGGGCGTCTTGAGGAGGCGCTGGATTTCGGCGGCAATCTGTTGGCCTTGGGCAGACGCGATGTCGACCTTGTCGCCGGTGACGCCCGAGCTTGGATTCGAATCAGCGCCGCATCCCACCGAAGTGAGAGCCAGCGTCCCGGGGAAAGCGCGCTCGATCTCCTCCTGAGCATAGCCCGCCCAGTCTCCGCTGATTTTGTTGTGGGAAAGCGTCACACAATGGCAGGCATAGCTGGTGTAGATCGCGAGAAGTTGGCCGTCGCGGGATCGCACGGCCAGGACCGGCAGATCGTGGTCGACCGGTCCTCCTTTGGTTCGACGGTTCGCGGCGAAAGTGACCTGGCCCAGCGCGTAGGATAGCGTGGCGGGCTGGAGATTCCTCCAGGCCTCGAGCGCCACACGTTCCATGGCGTCGATGAGTTCGCCGGTGTAACGGTCGACTCGCGCTAGATGATCCGGAGGAATCGGTACGCTGAAAATCGTGGGCGTAAACCGGCTCAGCAGCGGAGCCGTGTGGGTGTGAGTGGCGGTCAGTGCGATCCGCTCGGGCTTCAGCCCCAACGGACCTGCGAGACGGCGAGTGAGCTCCTGATGGATGTAATCCGGCACTCCCAGGTTGTCGATGGCGATGATCAGGGCTGGACCCGTGGCAGGATCCTGGAATGCGAGGGCCTTGGCCCAGATGCGTTGGGAAACCCCCTCTGACTCGGTTCGCCGTCCCCCGAACCCATTGAGACGGATGGGATAGCTGGGAGTGATGTCGATGCGCGCTGTGCCAACCTGGAGTTCAGCGGCAGGGATCGCCGGATGGATGGCCAAGAGCATGAGACCGAGCAAGACCATTCGAGGACCCAACGGGGAGCCGGGTAGACCGTGGTGGCTGGGGGCGTTCATCGAAACGCAGGTTTGCATCAAAAGGAACCTCGCGCAATGGAGAACCGTCCGCTCGAGGCATGGTCAACAGCGAAATTGACAAACCCGAGATTCGGCAAATGATGGACCGGCTTTTAACGTCCTTGTTTAACTTTATGACTCGTCGCGAATTCTTGGTTGGCTCGGGTGCGGTGGTTGGCTCGCTGGCCCTGCCGGCCAAATTGGCTGCCGCTAAACCCTCCGATCCCATGGCTCAATCCACGTCCGTACGTCCGCTTTTCGTTTCCACCTGGCCCTTCGGCAAGCCGGCGAACGAAGTCGCGCTCCAGACTTTCGAAAAAGGGGGAAAGCTGCTGGATGCGATCGAGCAGGGGATTGGCCTCGCTGAGGAGGATGTCTCCAATGCTTCCGTGGGGATCGGTGGGATTCCCAATGCGGCTGGGGTAGTTCAACTTGACGCCTGTATTATGGATGGGCCCGGGCACAAGGCGGGCAGCGTGGCAGCGATCGAGGGAATCCTGCATCCGATTTCGGTGGCGCGCCGGGTGATGGAAAAGACTCCGCACGTCATGCTCGTGGGAGCCGGTGCCCGCGAATTCGCGCTCCAGCAAGGGTTTCCCACCACGGAGCTGTTGACGGACGGGCAGCGGAAACAATGGGAGAAATGGAAGAAAGCTCGGGAAGCCGAGAAGGCCAAGAACCCGAAGAACCATGATACCATCGCACTGATTGCCTTGGGTGCGGATGGAAACCTCTGCGGCGGCTGCTCGACCAGCGGCTGGGGTTATAAGCTGCCTGGTCGGGTAGGCGATTCTCCGATTATCGGGGGTGGGCTCTACGTCGACAACGAGGTGGGTGCGGCTGGCGCCACGGGTCTCGGCGAGAACGTCATGCGCTACTGCGGTTCCTATCAGGTGGTCGAGTTCATGCGTCAGGGCCTGTCACCGGAGGAGGCCTGCATTGAAACCATCAAACGCATCGCGCGTCTCGATCCGAAGGGTTTCGACCTCAGCATCAACTTTATCGCGATCGACAAAAAGGGTCGATTCGGTGCCGCAGGCACCGGTCAGGGGTTCCAGTATTCGGTGACCTACCCGGGCTACAGCAAGGTGCTGCAGAGCCCAGGCCTGACGGCCAAGAACGTGGGTCCGATCGGCGGTAACATCAAACCCTGAGTCCGATTAAGCCTTTTTTCTTCCTTTCGTCCCTAGGCTGGCCTAATTCTTGGATCGTTGCACATGGCCACGATTCCACTCGAAGACACGTTCGTTGATGTCATCAGTAAGGCCCAAAACGGGTTCAAGCTGAGTGATGCCGATTTGGCGAGGCGTGCCGACGTGGCGCCCGAAGCCATCGCTCGCATCAAGAAGGGCGAAGTGCTGGAGGACGAGATCCGTAAACTCGCCCGCAGCCTCAACCTCGGTAAGTCCTCGCTGGCGGAGATGGCCAAGAATAGCTGGGCTCCTGATCCACTCGCGGTGCCCGGTCTGCTCCAGTTCAATACTCGGTTCGGTGACATGACCGTCAACGCCTACTTGGTTTGGGATGAGACGACTCGTCAGGCTGTGGCGTTCGATACGGGTGCCATCGCGCTGGGGATGATGAAGTCGATTCAAAGCCAAAGCCTGCAACTCAGGTATCTTCTGCTGACTCACACTCATGGCGACCATGTGGCGGACGTGGAGCGCTTCCAGTCGGATACCCAGGCGGAGATCTGGGTTTCGGAGAAGGAGCCTTTTCCCGGTGCCAAGACATTCGCCGAGGGAACGGTGTTTAGCGCCGGAGGACTTCAGATCGAGACGCGATCCACCACCGGTCATTCTCCGGGTGGGACCACTTACGTCATTCGCGGGCTGAGCCGGCCCATCGCGGTCGTGGGGGACGCGGTTTTTGCAAGCTCGATGGGAGGTGGCAAGGTTTCCTACCTCGATGCGTTGGGCAACAATCGCCGCAAGATCATGACTCTGCCCGATGACTGTGTGATCTGTCCAGGCCACGGGCCCTTGACCACGGTCGGGCTGGAGAAGAAGCACAACCCATTTTTTCCGGAGTTCCAAAAAGGTTAGTCGTCGTTACTTCATCATCGTTACTATCAATTAGAGAACAAGAGAACACATATGGCAGAACGTATTGCATTCGTTGGAGTGGGTCGCATGGGGTCCAATATGGCCCGCCGACTCAAGGAAACTGGATTTGAAATCACGGCGGTCTATGACACCCACCGGCCGATCGCTGAAGCGTTGGCTAAGGAGTTGGGTTGCTCCGCTCCGACGACCTTGGCGGGAGTGACCGCCCTGGCCGACGTCGTAGTCACCGTCGTGACGGATGACAAGGCCATGGTTCGGATTTTTGCGCCGAAGGGGGACAGCCTGCTGGTTGGCGCCAAGGGACGCGTGTTCATCAACTGCGCCACGGTGTCTCCCAAGACCCACGTCGACGTTGAAAAGCTGGCCAAGAAGGCCAAGGCCGCGTCGCTGGAAGCCTGCATGGCCTCCAGCATCACCCAGGCCCGTCAGGGGACCCTCTATCTGATGCTCGGTGGCGACGAAGCCGTTTACAACAAGGTTAAGCCCGTATTGGAGAAGCTCAGCAACTCCATGCGCTACGTTGGGAAATCGGGTCAAGCCGCGCGCGTCAAGGCGTTGGTGAACATGGTGATGAACATCAATACTGCAGGTTTGGCGGAAGGTCTCGGGTTGGGACAGGCGCTGAAGCTGGACCTGACCATGCTGCGTGAGATCTTCTCGCAGACCGGCGCCAACAGCCGGGTGCTGGTGACTGATGGCGAGGACATGCAGAATCGGGATCACAGCTGCTTCTTCTCCGCCTCGCATGCCGCCAAAGATAGCGGCATTGCCCTCAAACTCGGTCAGGAGGCGGGGTTGACCTTGCCGTTGGCCGCCGCCACCAAGAAGCAGTATGATCGCATGGTGAAGGAAGGCCTGGGCGAACTGGACAAATCGGGTATTGCCGAGCTGACGTTCAAAGGGCGTCACAAGTCCAAAAAGAAGAAGTAACCAGGATTCATCGAGGCGGCTCGGTGGAGAGTCGCGAAAGCGGTCGTTGGATAGTTTGAGTCACCGATTAGAACTCCTCCGCGGGCCTGTCCCGCGGAGGAGTTGTTACTTTTCTGAAAGTCATTCTCCTTATGAAACCACTCACTAAACCACAGCTGAAGGCCGCTCTAAAAACCGTTCCCCTCTGGCGCCGCCAAGGCACGACGATTCGGTCCAGTTTCGAGTTCAAGGGCTTTGTTCAAGCGATCAGGTTCGTGAATCAGCTCGCTCGTCTAGCGGAACGCGCCGGGCACCATCCCGATATAGACATCCGCTGGAATCAAGTGCATCTGGTCTTGACGACGCACGACGCCGGTGGCCTGACGGCCAAGGACTTCGCCCTGGCCGCCCAAATTTCAAAGAAGGCCTCCAGCAAGGCCTCTGCTAAGGCTGAAAAAGCCTGAAGTATCTCTCTCGTTCCGAGCTGGTGTTGGTGTAGAAGTTCAAAGTCGACACCTGGCCCGTGACGATATTCACCCAATTGGGTGCCTCAGCGGGACCAAACAGATTCGTGGTGGTTTGGAGCCCATACGCTCCGAACCAGCTGAGCAACTGGGAGGATCCCTCTATTCGCTGCAGCTGCAGCACCAGCCGTGGCACGATGGTGAGACTGACGGGGGTGCGGTTGGTGCTCAGGCATCCTGACTGGGCATTCCTCGCTTCGGCATAGTAGAGATAGGCTCCCGCCACCAGATTGGTGGGCTGGAAGCTATTGGTCCCGGTGGCCAGGGCGACACCGCCGGTCGCGGAGCTGAACCAGTCAACAACCACATTGCCGGTTGGGGCTTGCACCGCCAGCGGCGGTGAAAGGGTTCCCTCGACGGTGTTGGTGACATCTCCCAAGCTGATGGGAACTGCCGGAGCGGGGTTGACACGCACGAGCACGTTATTGCCCGCGATATCCTCCGGAAGGGCCGCACAGTTGGCATCCTGGAGCGCCCGTACGCTGTAGGTGGACAGTCGGGTGGGTTGAACGATTCGATTCGTTGGGCTCGCGAAGTAGGTCGCCACTTCGCCATCCGACCAGGTGACCGTCCAGGGTCCTTGACCGGATAATGTGACTTGAAGCAGTGCCGTATCGCCGGCGCAAATACTACCGCTGGGACTACTCACGGTTACGGTGGGTCGCTCCGGTGTGACGAGAATGGCTTCGCCAGTGAGATCCGCCGGGCGAGCCTGACAATCGCCAGAAGTCAGCGCGGTCAGGAAGAAGCGATTCGTTACCGCATTCCCACCCGCATTGTTGGTGAGCGAGATGAGTCGAGTCACCGGGCTTTGCAGGATGTTCGACTGAACAAATCCGTCCGACCACGTCAGCGTCCAGGGTCCCGTGCCGGTCAAGGTCGCCTGGATCGGGACGGTCTGCCCCAAGCACGGCGTGGCATCCCCGGATACGACCGCCGAAGGGGGGGCACTGAGGGTGATCGTAGCGTTACCTCTCAATTCGGAGGGATCGGCATCGCAGCGTCCATCGGTAAGACTGGTGAGAAATAGGTTGGTCGTCGTCGTCGGGTTGACCACACGAAGCGCGATCGGCCCGTTGGTAATTTGTTGGAAGCCATCTGACCAGACTAAGGTCCACGGTGCGGTTCCGGTCAGCTCCACCGAAAGAACAGCCGCCCCCTCGGTGCAAACCGTCCCGCCCCCGGTGAGGGTTGCTCCGGTTCTCGGATACACGTTCACCAAGCCTCGCCCCTTGAGCTGGGTGACCGAAGCCGTGCATATCGCGTCGACGAGATTCGTGATGGTGTAGCTGAGCGCGGTCGTTTCGGTGGCGCTTGGATTTACCGGGCTCACCAGGCGATTCGTGATCGCGTGGGCAACGTTTTGAACAAAGCCATCCGACCAGCTTATTTCCCAAGGCCCAGTGCCCGTGAGGGTCAGTTGGATCAGGGCAGGCTGGCCACTGCAAACCGTGTTGGTTCCTGTGACCGTCGAGGTCGGCCCGTTTTGCACCCGAACGATGGCTTCTCCTTGTAGATCGGAAGCCTGTGACCGGCATTCCAGGGTAGCAACGGCGCGCAGGGAGTATCGGTTGGTGACCACGGTGGCGGGTGTCTCGTTGGTGCCGCTCACGATTCGAACCACCGGGCTCTGGAGGACATTCGATTGGACCAAGCCATCCGACCAGGTGACCGTCCAGGGGCCAAGGCCGGTCAAGTCGGCTTGGATTTCGGTCGATCCACGATTGCAAATGGTTGCCACTCCGCTGACCGTGCCTCGCGGGCGAGGCAGGACGTCGACGGTTACCAGACCCGTCAGATCCTCCGCCCGAGCGGAACAGTTCCTATCCGAGAGCGCCTTCACCCGATATTCCGTGGTGCCTGCGGGTCTGACGGTTCGTCGGGCCGGACTGGCGGTGGCATTCTCGATCACCCCATCGGACCAGACGACCACCCAAGGTCCCACGCCGGTCAGGATTGCTTGGATGGATGCGGTGCTTCCTTCGCACAGTGTGATATCGCCGCTCACGACTGCGGTGGGCCGAGGTGCCACATTGAGAATCGCGCTCCCCTTGAGATCGGCTGCCGCCGCGGTGCACGACGCGTTGGACAAGCTCCTGATGGTAAAATTGGTGGTGATGGTTCGGCTGGCGTTCGTGTTGATCGCGGTGACTTCCAACACAGCGGGGCTGGTGGTGGCGGTGCTGGTCGAACCATCGGACCAGGTGACAATCCAGGGACCTCGCCCCGTGAATGCCACCCGCAGCTGCTGCGGCTCGCCGCTGCACACATTCGTGGTGATGTTGGAGAGCGTCGCGGTGAGCTTGGGTTCCACCCGAATCAGGACACTTTCACCGAGGTCCTCGACGTTGGCGGTCCCGCTGGCGTCCGAGAGGCCGGTGAGGAAGTAGGTGACGTTGTTGGTGGGAGAGACGATCCGAGTCACAGTTGCCTCGACTGAGGTCTGCTGCACACCATCCGACCAGGTGAGCGTCCAGGGAGCGGTTCCGGTCAGGGCCACGCCGATGGGTGTTGGTTGGCCGGGACAGACCGTCCCGTCACCACTCAGCGTTGCGGTGGGGGTTGCGTCCGCTGCGAGGGTGACGCTATTGGCTGAGATAGGAGGATCCGAGGGGGCGGTCGAACCGCGCCAAGGCATGAGGATAAGGCAGACACATAGGGTGAGTAGGGTTTGCTGCATAACTAGAGGTCACTCGTGTTTGGGGTTAGAACAACAAATGCTCCGCTGATTTGACTGAACCGCAGTGCACTAACCAAAGCTAGCCTCGCCGTCCATCCTAAAAGCGTTTCTAAGCGAGAATGGAGGACGGCTAGCTAGAGGCGACCACCTTCGGGGTCTGGCGAAATCGCAGGCCTCCAAACCAATTCTTGCTAAACCGTTCCCGACACCCTGCCGATTACACAACTTGTTGGGAAGGGTATGGGGTATGACACCAGCTTTTGGGGTGGTGAGTCGTGCTGCCAGTCGGGGGTGGCTGAGTCATCCTGGTAAATGGGGGGCGGCACCATTGTCTTTGTTTAAGCGGGGAGGTATCAATGCGACAAACTTGGGGGAGCAACATTCGGTCCAGGCGGCATCAAGGTAGCGTTCAACCTTTGAAGCGTTGCCCCGCATTGGCCTTACCAGCAGGCGGCGGTTCGAGATACCGGAGCAGTGGAGTTTCTAGACTCAACTAGGTCTGCGTTATGGATCTCACTTTTACGCACAGTTCGGATGGGGCGGTGAAGCTGACGGGCGACCTTGATCTCCACACGGGATTCCTGCTTCGCGAAACGCTTCTGGAGCTGGTCACCTCGAAGTCTGAGATTCGATTGGATCTAAGCGATGTGCGAACCTGTGATTGGGTCACCCTGCAGCTGCTTTGCTCGACCCGAAAGTCCGCTCTCGCCGCCAACAAGCCGTTCACCATCTCTGCGATCTCGCCGGCGGTCGTGGAGGCGAGCGCCGCGATCGGACTTCCTCTGGCGGCACTTTCCGATAACCAAACCACGTGATTCCTGATCTCTGACCTATGAGCAAAACCATCATGACAGCTGACGACTCTGCCAGCATGCGACAAATGATTTCCTTTACCCTTCGCAACGCAGGTTTCGAGGTGGTGGAGGCGATGGATGGGAAGGAGGCCTTGAGCAAACTGGACGGCGCCCCCCCGGTAGGCATGCTGATCACTGATCTGAACATGCCAGAAATGGATGGCATCGAGCTGATCAAGCGGGTTCGGGCACTGCCTCAATACAAGTACGTTCCGATCATCATGCTCACCACTGAGTCTCAAGATGACCGAAAGCAGGCGGGCAAGGCCGCAGGTGCCAGCGGTTGGATCGTGAAACCCTTTCGCAGCGAGCAACTCGTCGCGGTAGCGAAGAAGTTTCT
The DNA window shown above is from Verrucomicrobiales bacterium and carries:
- a CDS encoding STAS domain-containing protein — protein: MDLTFTHSSDGAVKLTGDLDLHTGFLLRETLLELVTSKSEIRLDLSDVRTCDWVTLQLLCSTRKSALAANKPFTISAISPAVVEASAAIGLPLAALSDNQTT
- a CDS encoding response regulator; amino-acid sequence: MSKTIMTADDSASMRQMISFTLRNAGFEVVEAMDGKEALSKLDGAPPVGMLITDLNMPEMDGIELIKRVRALPQYKYVPIIMLTTESQDDRKQAGKAAGASGWIVKPFRSEQLVAVAKKFLP